Below is a genomic region from Sphingopyxis terrae subsp. terrae NBRC 15098.
GATTGCACTGTCGCAGGTTTGGGCCGAGGTTTTGGGCGCCGAAGGGCTGACCGCAGCGCAGATCCTCGTCACGCTCGACGATCTCGAACATCGCCGCCGCTACCTCAACGCCGCCGCGACGCTCGACCGGCTGCTCACCCTGGGTGTGGTTCCGATCATCAACGAGAACGACAGCGTCGCGACCGAGGAAATCCGCTTCGGCGACAACGACCGGCTCGCGGCGCGCGTCGCGCAGGCGGCGGGTGCCGGCGGCGTCGTCCTGCTCTCCGACATCGACGGCCTTTATGATCGCAATCCGTCGCAGCCCGGCGCGACGCATATCGCGCGCGTCGACCGCATCGACGCCGCGATCGAGGCGATGGCCGACACCGGATCGGCATCGGGCATGGGGTCGGGCGGCATGGTATCCAAGATCGCGGCGGCGCGCATCGCCAATTCGGCGGGCGCGAGCCTCGCCATCGCGTCGGGGCGGATCGGGCGCCCCCTGTCGGCCGACGCGCGCCACACGCTCTTTGCGGCCGAACGCGGCGCAAGCGCGCGCAAGGCATGGCTCGCGGGCGGGCTCACCGCCAAGGGACGGCTGACGATCGACGCCGGGGCGGTGCGCGCGCTTGCCGGCGGCGCCAGCCTGCTCGCCGCCGGCGTGACCGATGCATCGGGTGACTTTGCACGCGGCGATATCCTCGACATCGCCGGTCCCGACGGGCGCACGATCGCGCGCGGATTGTCGGAATATACCGCCGCCGATGCGCAGGCGATCCTCGGCCTCGGCCGCGATGCGCAGGAGGCCGCGCTCGGCTATGCGCCGCGTGCGGCAATCGTCCACCGCGACCATCTGGTCCTGTTGTGACCGCGCCGGACCAGCCGCGCGTTCTGGCCATGACCGGCGCAACCGGCTTCGTCGGCGGCGCGACATTGCAGCGGGCGGTTGCGGCCGGATGGCAGGTGCGGGCGCTGACGCGGCGGGCGCAAGAACCGCGCGATGGCGTTACCTGGATCGACGGCGCGCTCGACCGGCCCGACAGCCTTGCTGCGATGATCGCGGGCGCCGATGCGGTGTTGCACATCGCCGGCGTCGTCAACGTGCCGACGCGCGCCGCGTTCGAGGCGGGCAATGCCATAGCGACCGCCAATGTGGTAGCCGCCGCCCGCGATGCGGGGGTGGCGCGCTTCGTCCACGTCTCGTCGCTCGCCGCGCGCCAGCCGGCACTTTCCAACTATGGCTGGTCGAAGGAGCGCGCCGAAGCCGTGGTGATGGAAAGCGCGCTCGAATGGACCATCATCCGGCCGCCCGCCGTCTTCGGCCCGGGCGACACCGACATGCTCGACCTGTTCCGTATGGTGGGCCGCGGCATCGCGCTGCTCCCCCCGCCGGGGCGGATGTCGGCGATCTATGTCGACGAACTGGCGCGCCTGCTGCTGGCGGTGACGGCCGACCGCAAAGAAACCGTTGGCCGGATCTATGAACCCGACGACGGTCAGGTCGGGGGCTGGACGCACCGCGAATTTGCGAAAGCTATCGGCCGCGCGATCGGGCGGCCGAACGTGACGGCGCTGTCGGTGCCGGCGGCGGTGCTCAAGGCGGGCGGGCATCTCGACCGCCTCGTCCGCCGCGATCGCGCCAAGCTGACTCCCGACCGCGCCGCCTATATCGCGCATCCCGACTGGGTCGCAGCCGCCGGGACACAGCCGCCAACAGCGCTGTGGCAGCCCGCGCTCGCCACCGATGAGGCACTGGCCCGAACGGTGCGCTGGTACCGCGAACAGGGCTGGCTCTGACGTCGCCCGTGGGGCTTCGTCGGACGCCCGTCGAAGCTTGGATTGCCAAGGCCGGGCGGGCGGATTAGGCACGGGGGCATGACCGACACCAGCGCCACGCCGCCCCAGACCCCCGATTCCGCCGGCCCCTGGGCCATTCCGGTTCGCCGCCCGCTGCCGGGCGACGACCGGCCGCGCGGTGGCACCAGCTTTCCGCGCAAGGTTTGGAACCTGCTCGTCGCGATCAAGGACGGGCTCGCGCTCCTGTTCCTCCTGCTCTTTTTCGTCGGGCTGTTCGCGCTGCTCTCCGGCCGTCCCAATGCGTCGCTGCCCGTCAGCAAGGGCGCGCTCGTCGTCGAACTCGACGGCGTACTGAGCGAACAACCGGCCGAGGTCGATCCCTTTGCCGCCGTGTCGGGCGGCGATCGGATGAAGGAATATCGCACCCGCGACGTCGTCCGCGCTATCGAAACCGCGGCGAAGGACGACCGCGTCAGCGCCGTCGTTCTCGACCTCGACCGCTTCGTCGGCGGCGGACAGGTATCGCTTGCCGAAGTCGGCGCTGCGGTCGACAAGGTGCGGGCGGCCAAGAAGCCCGTACTCGCCTTCGCCACCGCCTATACGACCGACAGCTATCAGCTCGCCGCGCACGCGAGCGAAATATGGACCGACAGCATCGGCGGCGTCGCCGTCGCCGGCCCCGGCGGATCGCGCCTCTATTACAAGGGGCTGATGGACCGGCTCGGCATCACCGCGAACATCTATCGCGTCGGCACTTTCAAGAGCGCGGTCGAACCTTATCTGCGCAGCGACCAGTCGCCCGAGGCGAAGGAGGCCAATCTGGCCTACGCCTCGGTGCTGTGGGACACCTGGCTCGCCGAAGTGAAGAAGGCGCGGCCGCAGGCAAAGCTCGACGCGGTGCTGGCCACGCCAGCCGCGGTGGTGAAGGCTGCGAACAATGATCTCAGCAAGGCGTCGCTCGACGCCGGCCTGGTCGACAAAATCGGCGGCCGGCTCGCCTTTGGCGAGCGCGTCGCCGAAATCGCCGGCGCGCCCGACGATAGCCAGCCCTGGGCTTATAATGCGATCCCGCTCAAAAACTGGGTCGCCGCGAACCCGCCCGAAGCCAAGGGCGCCGCGATCGCGGTCGTTCCCGTCGTGGGCACCATCGTCGACGGCAAGGCGCGCCCCGGCAGCGCTGGCGGCGATACGATCGCTGAACATATTCTCGACGCCGCGTCGGACGACGGGGTCAAGGCGATCGTGCTGCGCGTCGATTCGCCCGGCGGATCGGTGCTGGCGTCCGAACAGATCCGCCAGGCGCTGCTCGTCGCCAAGGCGAAAAAGCTGCCGATCGTCGTCTCGATGGCGAATGTTGCGGCCTCGGGCGGCTATTGGGTTTCAACCCCCGCCGACCGCATCTTCGCCGAGCCCGAGACGATCACCGGCTCGATCGGCGTGTTCGGCATCCTGCCGAGCTTCGACAAGACGCTCGCCAAGATCGGCGTCACCACCGACGGCATCCGCACGACGCCGCTGTCGGGCCAGCCCGACATCCTCGGCGGCGTCAACGAGGAGTTCAACCAGCTCGCGCAGGCGGGGGTCGAGGACGTCTATGCCCGCTTCACCGGCCTCGTCGCAAAAAGCCGCAAGCAGCCCGTCGAAAAGATCGAAGCGATCGCCGAGGGCCGCGTCTGGGCGGGCGGCACCGCGCGCCAGATCGGGCTGGTCGACCAGTTCGGCGGCCTGCCCGACGCGCTCGCGGCCGCGGCGAAGCTTGCCAAGGTCGATGGCGCCTTCCACGCCAAATATTTCGAGGAAGAGCCGAGCGAGTGGTCGAAGATGCTCGCCGCCTGGACCGGCGCCGAGCAGGATGAAACCGCGCTCGCGCCGCGTGGCTGGTTCGGTATTGCGGCAATGAACCGCACCCTCGCCGAGCGCCGGCTGGTGCAGGATATGCAGATGCTGACGAGCAGCGGATCGGTACAGGCCGCCTGTCTCGACTGCCGTGCCTATCTGCCGCCCGTTCCGGCCGGCTCGGCAGAGGCGAAAGGCCTGATCGGGATGCTGGCGTTCCTTTTGAAATAGCGAAGCGGCACATCGCCGGGCGGTTTGAAACAATATTGCTGTAAACGCCGCCGAATCGCCGGGGCTTGCCGCCATCGGCAAAGGCGTATAAAGCCGCGGCCAATGTCCGGCCGCCCCGCGAGGGGCGGCCCTTATTATTTCCGCTTTTGGAGAAGCAGTCATGGCCAATGCCGATGCCACCCCGCTGATGCCGCATGCGACCGCCGCCTGGCTGGTCGACAACACCGGCCTGACCTTTGCGCAGATCGCCGATTATTGCGGCATCCACATCCTGGAAGTGCAGGCGATCGCCGACGAAACCGCGGCGACCAAATATACCGGCCGCGATCCGGTTCGCGCCCACGAACTGTCGATGGAAGAGATTGAAAAGGGCCAGAACGACCCGAACTACAAGCTCAAGATGACGAAGCAGGCGCAGGATACCATCCGCCGCACCCGCGGCCCGCGCTACACGCCGGTCAGCAAGCGTCAGGACAAGCCCGACGGCATCGCCTGGATCCTGAAGAACCATCCCGAAGTGTCGGATGGCGCGATCGGCAAGCTGATCGGCACGACGCGCAACACCATCGGCGCGATCCGCGATCGCAGCCACTGGAACAGCGCGAACATCGTGCCCAAGGATCCGGTGACGCTCGGTCTCTGCTCGCAGCGCGAACTCGACGCGATCGTCGCGAAGGCGGCGAAAAAGGCGGGGATCAAGGCCCCCGAAGACAGCCGCTTCGAAGGCGACCGCGAGGCGCTGCTCGAGGAACTGCGCGCCGAGCGCAGCGCCGCCGCCGAAGCACGCGCGGCAGAGGATCATTCGGACGACGAAGCCTGACGCATGGCGGTCGGCGGCGATGAGGATGATATTCCGGCGGCCAGCGGTTCGCCGGACGCGTCGCTGACCCAGGACGACAGCTTCACCGCGACGAGCCACGCCGGCCTGACCTATCCCTGGGGCGACGCCGCACCGGGGATCGGCGAAACGATCCGCATCGCCGATGGCATCAGCTGGGCGCGCATCCCGATGCCGGGTTCGCTCGGCCACATCAACAGCTGGCTGCTCGACGACGCTGCGCCCGACGGCTCCGACGGGGCGGCGGTGGTCGATACGGGCATTTGCCTGACCATCTGTTCGGACGCCTGGAAAGCACTCTATGCCGGGCCGCTCGCGGACACGCGCATCACGCGCGTGTTCGGTACCCATCTGCACCCCGACCATATCGGGCTTGCCGGCTGGATCGCGAAGAAGCAGCAGGTGAAGCTGTGGATGACGCGCGGCGAAATGCTCACCGCGCGCGCCATCGTCGCCGATTCCTCGGACGTCGCCCCCGACGAGGTGCTGGCCCAGTCGCGCGCCGCGGGTTGGGACGACGAGGCGATCGAGCGCCAGCGTGCGGACGGCTGGAACATGTTTCAGCGCATGATCTTCGCGCTGCCGCGCAGCTATGTCCGCATCGCCGACGGCGACCGGATCGATTTCGGCAAACACATGTGGCGCGTCGTCACCGGATCGGGCCACAGCCCCGAACATGCGTGCCTGTGGAACGAGCGTGAAGGCGTGCTGGTCTCGGGCGATCAGGTGCTGCCGCGGATCAGTTCGAACGTGTCGGTCAACATCACCGAACCCGATGCTGATCCGCTGGGCGAATGGCTCGCCTCGATCGACAAGCTGCTCGCGACCGTTCCCGCCGACGTCGTGACCTGTCCTGCGCATGGCGAGCCCTTTCGCGGGCTGCACGTCCGCCTGATGGCGCTGCGCGACGAACACCGCATGCGGCTCTACAAGGTTGCCGAAGCGGTCGCCGAAGCGCCGATGCGCGCGGTCGACACCTTCCCGCTGCTGTTCAACCGCCCGATCGGCGCCCACAACCAGAATCTGGCGACCGGCGAAGCGCTGGCGCATCTCACGCGGCTCGAGGTCGAAGGCCGCGTGCGCAAGGAGGATCGCGGCGGCGTGTGGTGGTATCACGGGGTCGCCTAAGCGCCTGCAAACAGAGGCGTCGCGATCCTTCAGCGCGGGCCGATCATCCCCGCAGCGACGGGCACCTCGCGACCGTTGACGGCGAGCGCGAGCAGGCGGTGCTTTTCATAGGGGCCGGGCAAGTCCCACGCTCCCGTCGCGTCCGCGGTGAAGCCGAAGAAGCGGCCATAATATTCGGGATCGCCGATCATCATCAGGGCGCCGTCGGCCATCGTCCGCGCGGCTTCGAGCATATGGTCCATAAGCGCCCGGCCGTGGCCGCCGCGCTGGACGTCGGGGCGCACCGCCACCGGGCCGACCATCACCAGCGGCGTCGCCCTTCCCTGCACATCGCGGTGCGCGACGGGCCAGCACTGAATCGTGCCGACCA
It encodes:
- the proB gene encoding glutamate 5-kinase, whose protein sequence is MLFAPASCPRLIVKIGSALLVDEGGAVRRDWLAGIAADIAARCRAGQQVAVVSSGAIALGARRLGLAKGGRASLEDAQAAAATGQIALSQVWAEVLGAEGLTAAQILVTLDDLEHRRRYLNAAATLDRLLTLGVVPIINENDSVATEEIRFGDNDRLAARVAQAAGAGGVVLLSDIDGLYDRNPSQPGATHIARVDRIDAAIEAMADTGSASGMGSGGMVSKIAAARIANSAGASLAIASGRIGRPLSADARHTLFAAERGASARKAWLAGGLTAKGRLTIDAGAVRALAGGASLLAAGVTDASGDFARGDILDIAGPDGRTIARGLSEYTAADAQAILGLGRDAQEAALGYAPRAAIVHRDHLVLL
- a CDS encoding NAD-dependent epimerase/dehydratase family protein, with translation MTGATGFVGGATLQRAVAAGWQVRALTRRAQEPRDGVTWIDGALDRPDSLAAMIAGADAVLHIAGVVNVPTRAAFEAGNAIATANVVAAARDAGVARFVHVSSLAARQPALSNYGWSKERAEAVVMESALEWTIIRPPAVFGPGDTDMLDLFRMVGRGIALLPPPGRMSAIYVDELARLLLAVTADRKETVGRIYEPDDGQVGGWTHREFAKAIGRAIGRPNVTALSVPAAVLKAGGHLDRLVRRDRAKLTPDRAAYIAHPDWVAAAGTQPPTALWQPALATDEALARTVRWYREQGWL
- the sppA gene encoding signal peptide peptidase SppA, with protein sequence MTDTSATPPQTPDSAGPWAIPVRRPLPGDDRPRGGTSFPRKVWNLLVAIKDGLALLFLLLFFVGLFALLSGRPNASLPVSKGALVVELDGVLSEQPAEVDPFAAVSGGDRMKEYRTRDVVRAIETAAKDDRVSAVVLDLDRFVGGGQVSLAEVGAAVDKVRAAKKPVLAFATAYTTDSYQLAAHASEIWTDSIGGVAVAGPGGSRLYYKGLMDRLGITANIYRVGTFKSAVEPYLRSDQSPEAKEANLAYASVLWDTWLAEVKKARPQAKLDAVLATPAAVVKAANNDLSKASLDAGLVDKIGGRLAFGERVAEIAGAPDDSQPWAYNAIPLKNWVAANPPEAKGAAIAVVPVVGTIVDGKARPGSAGGDTIAEHILDAASDDGVKAIVLRVDSPGGSVLASEQIRQALLVAKAKKLPIVVSMANVAASGGYWVSTPADRIFAEPETITGSIGVFGILPSFDKTLAKIGVTTDGIRTTPLSGQPDILGGVNEEFNQLAQAGVEDVYARFTGLVAKSRKQPVEKIEAIAEGRVWAGGTARQIGLVDQFGGLPDALAAAAKLAKVDGAFHAKYFEEEPSEWSKMLAAWTGAEQDETALAPRGWFGIAAMNRTLAERRLVQDMQMLTSSGSVQAACLDCRAYLPPVPAGSAEAKGLIGMLAFLLK
- a CDS encoding DUF1013 domain-containing protein, whose translation is MPHATAAWLVDNTGLTFAQIADYCGIHILEVQAIADETAATKYTGRDPVRAHELSMEEIEKGQNDPNYKLKMTKQAQDTIRRTRGPRYTPVSKRQDKPDGIAWILKNHPEVSDGAIGKLIGTTRNTIGAIRDRSHWNSANIVPKDPVTLGLCSQRELDAIVAKAAKKAGIKAPEDSRFEGDREALLEELRAERSAAAEARAAEDHSDDEA
- a CDS encoding MBL fold metallo-hydrolase — encoded protein: MAVGGDEDDIPAASGSPDASLTQDDSFTATSHAGLTYPWGDAAPGIGETIRIADGISWARIPMPGSLGHINSWLLDDAAPDGSDGAAVVDTGICLTICSDAWKALYAGPLADTRITRVFGTHLHPDHIGLAGWIAKKQQVKLWMTRGEMLTARAIVADSSDVAPDEVLAQSRAAGWDDEAIERQRADGWNMFQRMIFALPRSYVRIADGDRIDFGKHMWRVVTGSGHSPEHACLWNEREGVLVSGDQVLPRISSNVSVNITEPDADPLGEWLASIDKLLATVPADVVTCPAHGEPFRGLHVRLMALRDEHRMRLYKVAEAVAEAPMRAVDTFPLLFNRPIGAHNQNLATGEALAHLTRLEVEGRVRKEDRGGVWWYHGVA
- a CDS encoding GNAT family N-acetyltransferase, whose protein sequence is MVELLPLSEIEPQAVEALLDAAFGSDRFGRTAYRIRLGMDAVPCLSFAAVEDGALVGTIQCWPVAHRDVQGRATPLVMVGPVAVRPDVQRGGHGRALMDHMLEAARTMADGALMMIGDPEYYGRFFGFTADATGAWDLPGPYEKHRLLALAVNGREVPVAAGMIGPR